The following proteins come from a genomic window of Thiothrix unzii:
- a CDS encoding GNAT family N-acetyltransferase: MSVQLVTSPADLRDIVPAWDVLARHSLEPNVFYESWMLLAALEQFSTGQVAVLLVWQDPSHTRLLGLVPLMQAHSYYKCPACHWSNWVYTNCPLGTPLIHRDYAETALLGVFEWLGETGATVFSLQNVAVDGAFFQCVETLRRDHALLLDVPQQWAHSLQHHFSPVTAVKSQTLWPGEVLQLEQWIREFTQLEQGGWKGWRQTSSAYPPQQQAFVEEVMRAGALYGQLMMVRLTLHEELIALSLHLTGAEQGIFTLQAAYNAAYADVISLTATPDTTSRQIATLHLSTRHRFSKPLMHTVRVAKSVYRYCTSSHH; this comes from the coding sequence TTGAGCGTACAACTCGTTACCAGTCCTGCTGATCTGCGCGACATTGTTCCCGCGTGGGATGTGCTTGCGCGTCACAGCTTGGAACCCAATGTTTTTTATGAAAGCTGGATGTTGCTGGCGGCCTTGGAGCAATTTAGCACGGGGCAGGTGGCGGTGTTATTGGTGTGGCAAGACCCGTCCCACACGCGCTTGCTGGGTTTAGTACCGTTGATGCAAGCGCATTCTTATTACAAATGCCCCGCTTGTCATTGGTCAAACTGGGTGTACACCAATTGCCCATTGGGAACCCCATTAATTCACCGTGATTATGCAGAAACAGCCTTGCTGGGCGTGTTTGAGTGGCTGGGTGAAACCGGTGCGACGGTATTTTCTTTGCAAAATGTGGCAGTTGACGGCGCATTCTTTCAGTGTGTGGAAACTTTGCGGCGTGACCATGCCTTGTTGCTGGATGTGCCTCAGCAATGGGCGCACTCTTTGCAACACCATTTTTCGCCGGTAACAGCAGTGAAATCCCAGACATTATGGCCGGGTGAAGTGCTGCAATTGGAACAGTGGATACGTGAGTTTACCCAATTAGAACAAGGTGGTTGGAAAGGCTGGCGGCAAACAAGTTCGGCGTATCCGCCACAACAACAGGCGTTTGTGGAAGAAGTGATGCGTGCTGGTGCACTTTACGGGCAATTGATGATGGTGCGACTTACGCTACACGAGGAGCTGATCGCGTTGAGCTTGCACCTGACAGGGGCGGAACAAGGTATTTTCACCTTGCAGGCGGCTTACAATGCCGCTTATGCGGATGTCATATCGCTAACAGCAACACCAGATACGACAAGCCGCCAAATAGCAACCTTGCACCTAAGTACCCGCCACCGCTTCAGTAAACCGCTGATGCACACGGTACGTGTGGCTAAATCCGTGTACCGTTATTGCACCAGCAGTCATCATTAA
- a CDS encoding Alvin_2107 family globule sulfur oxidation protein gives MNMQYYNAVVEMEKAGVDPEFLQGWQGGYLLNPMREEQRVTEAYEAGYAAGQEKDMDAYKEWLQG, from the coding sequence ATGAATATGCAGTACTACAACGCGGTAGTTGAAATGGAAAAAGCGGGCGTTGACCCTGAGTTCCTGCAAGGCTGGCAAGGTGGCTACCTGCTGAACCCTATGCGTGAAGAACAGCGTGTGACTGAAGCCTATGAAGCAGGTTACGCGGCTGGTCAAGAAAAAGACATGGACGCTTACAAAGAGTGGCTGCAAGGCTAA
- a CDS encoding anthranilate phosphoribosyltransferase, giving the protein MTDVNTDLNLKLHMRQCIQKVATGPEYSKDLSYEDAYHAMRHILSGEADPVQVAVYFIALRMKRETDEENRGTLQALIDGSVISTAAVDEIFDISDPYDGYTRGVPASTFVPVVLASMGVHSVLHGLEQVGPKFGATHHKILKAVGLNVNLSPAEAVAQLERIGWTYLDQRQFAPGLHDLIPIRQRMIKRQVLTTVETMLGPIRGRVKTHCMGGYVHKAYPPIYASLARQAGFDSAMFVRGVEGGIIPSLQQSGKLFYYYEKGEEQQRDLSPQDIGIQSDVRAIPLPDDLPAAPTIGDEIATMVDSDALAAKAAAMGIAALGGAKGLMYDSLVYSASTALAHLGRYASIQEAADAVRATLDSGKALETLRAAV; this is encoded by the coding sequence ATGACCGACGTAAACACTGATTTAAACCTGAAGCTGCACATGCGCCAATGCATTCAAAAGGTAGCAACAGGCCCCGAATACAGTAAAGATTTAAGCTACGAAGATGCTTATCATGCCATGCGCCATATTTTGTCGGGCGAGGCTGATCCTGTGCAAGTGGCGGTATATTTCATTGCATTGCGGATGAAACGCGAAACCGATGAAGAAAACCGTGGAACTTTACAGGCATTGATTGACGGCTCGGTCATTAGCACCGCAGCAGTGGATGAAATCTTCGATATTTCCGACCCGTATGACGGTTACACACGCGGGGTTCCGGCTTCGACGTTTGTGCCGGTGGTGTTGGCGAGCATGGGTGTGCATTCGGTATTGCACGGTTTAGAGCAGGTTGGCCCTAAATTTGGCGCAACCCACCACAAAATTTTGAAAGCAGTCGGCTTAAATGTGAATTTGTCGCCTGCGGAAGCGGTCGCACAATTGGAGCGCATCGGCTGGACGTATCTGGATCAGCGGCAATTTGCCCCCGGTTTGCACGATTTGATTCCTATCCGCCAGCGCATGATTAAGCGTCAGGTGTTGACCACGGTAGAAACCATGCTGGGGCCGATTCGCGGTCGGGTGAAAACCCATTGCATGGGCGGTTACGTGCATAAGGCTTACCCACCGATTTATGCGTCATTAGCGCGTCAGGCTGGGTTTGATAGCGCGATGTTTGTACGCGGTGTGGAAGGCGGGATTATCCCTTCTTTACAGCAAAGCGGTAAGTTGTTCTATTACTACGAAAAGGGTGAAGAGCAGCAGCGTGATTTATCGCCGCAAGACATCGGTATTCAATCGGATGTACGGGCGATTCCATTGCCGGATGATTTACCCGCCGCGCCGACGATTGGTGATGAAATCGCCACAATGGTCGATAGCGACGCACTCGCGGCTAAAGCAGCAGCGATGGGTATCGCGGCTTTGGGTGGCGCGAAAGGTTTGATGTACGATAGTTTGGTATACTCAGCTTCAACTGCGCTGGCGCATTTGGGGCGTTATGCTTCGATTCAGGAAGCCGCTGATGCGGTACGTGCCACGCTCGATAGTGGCAAGGCACTGGAAACACTGCGTGCTGCCGTCTAA
- a CDS encoding tetratricopeptide repeat protein: MSQIDAETMDFASGMAAFEAKHFSRAIRMLSPFADQGDPVAQHLCAIMHQNGLGVVRNELMAYKLMKASAEQGYGLAQHGMGFMYLEGECANKNGEEAAKWFRLAGAQGLQGSLTTLALMYQQGNGVPQDAEEAKRLYKQAGFDDVG, translated from the coding sequence ATGTCACAAATTGATGCAGAAACTATGGATTTTGCCAGCGGCATGGCCGCCTTTGAAGCGAAACATTTCTCACGCGCTATCAGAATGCTATCGCCCTTCGCTGATCAGGGCGATCCGGTAGCACAACATTTATGCGCCATCATGCATCAAAACGGCCTTGGCGTGGTGCGTAACGAGTTAATGGCTTACAAACTGATGAAAGCATCCGCCGAACAAGGCTACGGCTTGGCACAGCACGGTATGGGCTTTATGTACCTTGAAGGCGAATGCGCCAACAAAAATGGTGAAGAAGCCGCCAAGTGGTTTCGGTTAGCCGGAGCGCAAGGTTTACAGGGGTCTTTGACCACGTTAGCCCTCATGTACCAGCAAGGTAACGGTGTGCCGCAAGATGCAGAAGAGGCAAAACGTCTTTATAAACAAGCAGGTTTCGATGATGTGGGTTAA
- the panD gene encoding aspartate 1-decarboxylase, translated as MELTLLKSKLHRVTVTHAELDYEGSCAIDDDLLLAGNIREYEQLHIYNITNGERFSTYAIRAEAGSGVISINGAAAHKASAGDLLIICTYATFSEAEVDAHQPQLVYFDGKNRITHTSKQIAVQAA; from the coding sequence ATGGAGCTGACGCTTCTCAAATCCAAACTGCACCGTGTTACTGTCACTCATGCTGAGTTGGACTATGAAGGTTCTTGTGCGATTGATGATGATCTGTTGCTGGCGGGCAATATTCGTGAGTACGAACAATTGCACATTTATAACATCACCAACGGCGAACGTTTTTCGACGTATGCGATTCGTGCGGAAGCTGGTAGTGGTGTTATTTCTATCAATGGCGCGGCAGCACACAAGGCGAGTGCGGGTGACTTATTGATTATTTGTACGTATGCAACGTTTAGTGAAGCTGAAGTCGACGCACATCAACCGCAGTTGGTGTACTTTGATGGTAAGAACCGGATTACGCATACCTCTAAGCAGATTGCTGTACAGGCCGCTTGA
- the panC gene encoding pantoate--beta-alanine ligase, with protein MIIVQAIDALREELSAWRKAAETVAFVPTMGNLHAGHMALVERARQLGSKVVVSIFVNPTQFDRKEDLAAYPRTLAEDCAQLQTAGAAMVFTPTPAMMYPAGGLATRVEVPGISELLEGAARPGHFTGVATVVCKLFNLVQPDVAVFGEKDFQQLMLIRQMVRDLDMNIRIEGLPTVREADGLAMSSRNGYLTAAERQLAPGFNRVLREVVDALHKGRHDYASLQADAAKSLESRGFRPDYVEIRRAFDLLPPEQGDTDLVVLGSAWLGKARLIDNLPLTLKNLTETS; from the coding sequence ATGATTATTGTGCAAGCGATTGACGCACTCCGTGAGGAGCTAAGCGCGTGGCGTAAAGCCGCTGAAACGGTAGCTTTTGTGCCGACAATGGGGAATTTACACGCCGGACACATGGCTTTGGTGGAGCGGGCGCGGCAGTTGGGCAGTAAAGTGGTGGTATCCATTTTTGTAAACCCCACCCAATTTGATCGTAAGGAAGACCTCGCCGCTTATCCGCGTACACTGGCAGAAGACTGCGCCCAACTGCAAACTGCGGGCGCGGCAATGGTATTTACGCCCACGCCTGCGATGATGTACCCCGCTGGCGGGTTAGCAACGCGGGTGGAAGTCCCCGGTATCAGTGAATTATTGGAAGGCGCGGCGCGTCCCGGACATTTCACCGGGGTTGCTACGGTCGTGTGTAAATTGTTTAACCTAGTGCAGCCCGATGTGGCGGTGTTTGGGGAAAAAGATTTTCAGCAATTGATGCTGATTCGGCAGATGGTGCGCGATCTGGATATGAATATTCGCATCGAAGGTTTGCCGACAGTGCGGGAAGCGGATGGCTTGGCGATGAGTTCGCGGAACGGTTATTTGACCGCTGCGGAACGTCAGCTTGCACCGGGATTTAACCGGGTATTACGTGAAGTGGTTGACGCGCTGCACAAAGGTAGGCACGATTACGCCTCCCTACAGGCAGATGCAGCGAAGTCACTGGAATCTCGCGGTTTTCGGCCTGATTATGTGGAAATCCGGCGGGCTTTTGACCTGTTGCCACCGGAGCAGGGAGATACCGATTTGGTAGTGTTAGGCTCGGCATGGCTGGGCAAGGCACGCCTCATTGATAATCTGCCATTAACATTGAAAAATTTAACAGAAACATCATAA
- the panB gene encoding 3-methyl-2-oxobutanoate hydroxymethyltransferase: MSNTQAPARVTVTTLHKMKREGKKIAMLTAYDASFSRVLDAQGVDILLVGDSLGMVIQGHETTVPVTMDEMVYHTRAVARACQRALVIGDLPFMSYTSPELALRNSARLMQEGGAQMVKLEGGAPQVATVAQLAHHGVPVCAHLGLQPQSVHKLGGYRVQGRDEAVAQQMLADAHALQEAGADLLVLECVPVSLAQHISHALSIPVIGIGAGRECDGQVLVLYDMLGISPRAPKFSQDFIGAGATIPQAVASYVQAVKAGTFPQDQHCFF, from the coding sequence ATGAGTAATACCCAAGCCCCCGCCCGTGTCACTGTGACTACCTTGCATAAGATGAAGCGTGAAGGGAAAAAAATCGCCATGCTGACGGCTTACGATGCCAGTTTTTCGCGGGTGCTGGATGCACAAGGCGTTGATATTTTGTTGGTGGGTGATTCATTAGGGATGGTCATTCAGGGTCATGAAACCACAGTCCCGGTGACGATGGATGAAATGGTTTACCACACCCGTGCGGTGGCGCGTGCGTGCCAGCGGGCTTTGGTGATTGGTGATTTGCCGTTTATGAGTTATACCTCGCCCGAATTAGCCTTGCGCAACAGTGCGCGGTTAATGCAAGAGGGTGGGGCGCAGATGGTGAAACTCGAAGGCGGTGCGCCGCAAGTCGCAACAGTGGCGCAATTGGCGCATCACGGGGTTCCGGTGTGTGCGCACTTGGGGTTGCAACCGCAATCGGTACACAAACTCGGCGGTTATCGGGTGCAAGGTCGTGATGAAGCGGTAGCGCAGCAAATGTTAGCGGATGCACACGCGCTGCAAGAAGCTGGTGCGGATTTGTTGGTGCTGGAGTGCGTCCCGGTCAGTTTGGCGCAACACATCAGTCATGCGTTAAGTATTCCGGTGATTGGCATCGGGGCAGGGCGCGAATGCGACGGTCAGGTGTTGGTGCTCTATGATATGTTAGGCATTTCACCACGCGCCCCGAAGTTTTCCCAAGACTTTATCGGTGCGGGTGCAACCATTCCACAGGCGGTTGCGTCTTATGTGCAAGCGGTCAAGGCGGGCACATTCCCGCAAGATCAACATTGTTTCTTTTGA
- the scpB gene encoding SMC-Scp complex subunit ScpB, producing MNLELILQAILLTADKPLSLEQLESYFLPEERVSRSAIRVALHTLQAACATQSFELQETASGFRLQTRAAFQTWVQRHSEEKPAKYSRAFLETLALIAWRQPITRAEIEAVRGVAVNANVIKTLLEREWVKVLGHKDVPGRPEMLGTTRQFLDYFNLKSLDELPSLLAMKGLDIDQLPLALDSK from the coding sequence GTGAATTTGGAACTGATTTTGCAAGCAATTTTGCTCACGGCGGATAAGCCGTTGTCGCTTGAGCAGTTGGAAAGCTATTTTCTGCCCGAAGAGCGTGTGTCGCGCTCGGCGATACGTGTGGCGTTGCACACTTTGCAGGCGGCGTGCGCGACGCAAAGTTTTGAATTGCAAGAAACGGCGAGTGGTTTCCGCTTGCAAACTCGTGCGGCGTTTCAGACGTGGGTGCAGCGTCATTCTGAGGAAAAACCGGCGAAATATTCGCGTGCTTTCCTTGAAACCTTGGCGTTGATTGCATGGCGACAGCCGATTACCCGTGCGGAAATCGAGGCGGTGCGCGGTGTCGCGGTGAATGCGAATGTGATTAAAACCTTGCTGGAGCGCGAGTGGGTCAAGGTGCTAGGGCATAAGGATGTACCGGGCAGACCAGAAATGCTGGGGACAACCCGCCAATTCCTTGATTATTTTAACTTGAAGTCATTGGATGAATTGCCTAGCCTGTTAGCGATGAAAGGTTTGGATATTGATCAATTGCCCTTGGCATTAGACAGTAAATAA
- a CDS encoding HNH endonuclease, which produces MANNWNIPNWLEIEVRERDTVCVYCGKAFTPAKVSTRTATSWEHIINDEKIITRENIALCCRGCNSSKGQKQLSIWLQSKYCKEHGITVESVAPIIKRAIANGQ; this is translated from the coding sequence GTGGCAAATAATTGGAATATTCCAAACTGGCTAGAAATCGAAGTTCGAGAAAGAGATACAGTCTGCGTCTATTGCGGAAAAGCATTCACACCAGCAAAAGTTTCAACAAGAACGGCTACAAGTTGGGAACACATTATTAACGATGAAAAGATTATTACAAGAGAAAATATTGCGTTATGTTGCCGTGGTTGCAACTCAAGCAAAGGACAAAAGCAACTTTCTATTTGGCTTCAATCCAAATATTGTAAAGAGCATGGCATCACCGTCGAATCAGTTGCACCTATAATAAAACGTGCTATTGCTAATGGTCAGTGA
- a CDS encoding AbrB/MazE/SpoVT family DNA-binding domain-containing protein: protein MAATVRLSSKGQIVIPKDVRDSLHWGVGVELILVTTEHGVMLQTKPKQQRRLPANSLRGFLQHTGAPVSTETLCRPVEYTNDRF from the coding sequence ATGGCGGCTACTGTCAGACTGTCCAGCAAAGGACAGATCGTCATACCCAAAGATGTAAGGGACTCTTTACATTGGGGTGTTGGTGTTGAGCTGATATTGGTGACAACAGAACATGGGGTCATGCTACAAACCAAGCCAAAACAACAGCGTAGGCTTCCTGCAAACTCCTTACGGGGATTTTTACAGCATACGGGTGCGCCTGTTTCAACTGAGACACTTTGCCGACCTGTTGAGTACACCAATGATCGCTTTTGA
- a CDS encoding type II toxin-antitoxin system VapC family toxin, whose amino-acid sequence MIAFDTNLLVRIAVNDDQTQADIAEQLINNNDVFISRTVLLETEWVLRSVYKISRSDIASFFENVLITENIVIENPTEVGQALGWYKLGADFADAMHLCICGDSLMHTFDAEFCKAASRAGITPAFKVLK is encoded by the coding sequence ATGATCGCTTTTGATACTAATTTATTGGTGCGCATCGCAGTCAACGATGACCAAACCCAAGCCGACATTGCCGAACAACTGATTAATAATAATGATGTTTTCATTTCCAGGACGGTATTACTGGAGACTGAGTGGGTACTCCGTTCAGTCTATAAAATATCCCGTAGCGACATAGCATCATTTTTTGAGAATGTCCTGATAACCGAAAATATCGTCATAGAGAACCCAACAGAGGTTGGACAAGCCCTTGGGTGGTATAAGTTGGGTGCTGATTTTGCTGATGCTATGCACTTGTGCATTTGTGGGGATAGCTTGATGCACACTTTTGACGCGGAGTTTTGCAAAGCAGCCAGCAGGGCAGGCATTACACCAGCATTCAAGGTCTTAAAATAA
- a CDS encoding AAA family ATPase, translating into MKIEKISIKNWRSIKNQVIHAQDLMVIIGQNNHGKSNLLSSILFFFGEIKHHDLDFHRGSTELFVELQFGNLDDSDKTTFKKYLTSEEKIVVRKTAYSGGSFEYRGYIENPTEEWLQEANANAYTKRELVSSLPFHPHIPDTGRISKQDIIDAQIAYIEQNRDSISFSFELETTNFLGLKSVASGIFGEVYFIPAIKEASEDFTSKDSSVFGKMYADVVALMSESNEDWKTTKESLGKLFATLNKKDKDGKINKARPQQLSDFEEELASELVTWGARVDIEVSSPDIESVFKANTQVWIDDGVRTDIKRKGHGLQRALTVK; encoded by the coding sequence GTGAAAATAGAGAAAATTAGCATTAAAAATTGGAGATCAATAAAGAATCAAGTCATCCATGCTCAAGACTTGATGGTGATAATTGGTCAAAACAATCACGGGAAGTCCAACTTACTATCATCAATATTATTTTTCTTTGGTGAGATTAAGCATCATGATCTTGACTTCCATCGTGGATCCACAGAACTGTTTGTTGAATTGCAATTTGGAAATCTAGATGATTCTGACAAAACAACCTTCAAAAAATATCTTACCTCTGAAGAAAAAATTGTCGTGAGAAAAACTGCGTACTCAGGTGGTAGCTTTGAGTATCGAGGTTATATTGAAAATCCAACAGAAGAGTGGCTTCAAGAAGCAAATGCCAATGCATACACAAAAAGAGAGCTGGTCAGCAGCCTTCCGTTTCATCCGCATATTCCCGATACAGGTAGAATTTCAAAGCAAGATATTATTGATGCTCAAATTGCATACATAGAACAAAATAGAGACTCAATAAGTTTCAGCTTTGAGTTGGAGACTACAAATTTTTTAGGTCTTAAATCGGTCGCCAGTGGGATATTTGGAGAGGTATACTTCATTCCGGCGATCAAGGAAGCATCCGAGGATTTTACATCAAAGGATTCAAGCGTCTTCGGAAAAATGTATGCAGACGTTGTGGCATTAATGTCAGAAAGCAACGAAGACTGGAAGACAACAAAAGAAAGTCTCGGAAAGCTATTCGCAACACTAAACAAGAAAGATAAAGATGGCAAGATCAACAAAGCACGACCTCAACAGCTTTCTGACTTTGAAGAAGAACTAGCATCAGAGCTAGTCACGTGGGGGGCGAGAGTTGATATAGAGGTAAGTTCCCCTGATATTGAAAGCGTATTTAAAGCCAACACACAGGTGTGGATTGATGATGGGGTGAGGACTGATATAAAACGAAAAGGCCACGGATTACAGAGGGCATTAACAGTTAAGTAA
- a CDS encoding IS256 family transposase, which yields MERLDPKLMDDLLSDCKTPADVKNLYSQLLQRMINRSLEAELDVHLNYDKGERSEAGQRRSNTRNGKGNKTIKGEFGELQVETPRDRDGSFEPKLIQKRQIRLAGMEEHILTLYAKGMTTRDIEDTIKRLYGVDISHTLIAEVTEAVQGEAKAWQTRALDNIYPIVWLDGIVVKVQQDKQVINKSAHVVLAVNLRGEKDVLGIWLAENEGAKFWLSVLTELRHRGVQDIYVACMDGLNGLPEAVNAVFPKTLTQLCMVHMVRASLRYVTAKDTKGVVAALKRIYQSSTAEEAEHELEALDTEWGNKYKAVVRLWRGNWANVIPFFQFQPEIRKVIYTTNAIESLNMSLRKFTRNRRIFPNDSSALKSLYLAVREASQKWSVIHHWKPALQTFLLMFGEERVPLSAL from the coding sequence ATGGAACGCCTCGACCCGAAACTCATGGATGACTTACTCAGCGATTGCAAAACGCCTGCTGATGTCAAAAACCTTTACAGCCAGCTCTTGCAGCGGATGATCAACCGCAGCTTGGAAGCCGAATTGGATGTGCACCTAAACTACGACAAGGGTGAGCGTAGCGAAGCCGGGCAACGGCGCAGCAATACCCGTAACGGCAAAGGCAACAAGACCATCAAAGGCGAATTTGGTGAGTTGCAGGTAGAGACACCGCGTGACCGTGATGGCAGCTTTGAGCCGAAGTTGATACAAAAACGCCAAATACGGTTAGCAGGGATGGAAGAACACATCCTGACGCTGTACGCCAAAGGCATGACCACCCGCGACATCGAAGACACGATCAAACGCCTGTACGGGGTGGACATCTCGCATACGCTGATCGCGGAAGTAACCGAAGCCGTTCAGGGCGAAGCTAAAGCGTGGCAGACGCGAGCACTGGATAATATCTACCCGATTGTCTGGCTCGATGGGATTGTCGTTAAAGTTCAACAAGATAAGCAGGTCATCAATAAATCAGCCCATGTGGTATTGGCGGTCAACTTACGCGGTGAAAAGGACGTGTTGGGCATCTGGTTGGCAGAAAATGAAGGTGCCAAGTTCTGGTTATCGGTCTTGACGGAACTACGCCACCGGGGCGTACAAGACATCTACGTGGCGTGCATGGATGGCTTAAACGGCTTGCCTGAAGCCGTCAACGCGGTCTTCCCCAAAACGCTGACCCAGTTGTGCATGGTACACATGGTTCGCGCCAGCTTGCGCTACGTCACCGCCAAGGATACCAAAGGTGTGGTCGCTGCCCTCAAGCGCATTTACCAGTCCAGCACTGCTGAAGAAGCCGAACACGAACTGGAAGCCCTCGACACCGAATGGGGTAACAAATACAAAGCAGTCGTGCGTCTATGGCGCGGTAACTGGGCGAATGTCATCCCGTTTTTCCAGTTCCAGCCGGAGATCCGCAAAGTGATTTACACCACCAATGCGATTGAATCCCTGAACATGAGTTTGCGCAAGTTTACCCGCAACCGGCGCATCTTTCCCAATGACAGTTCAGCCCTCAAAAGCCTGTATTTGGCGGTACGCGAAGCCTCGCAAAAGTGGTCGGTCATTCACCACTGGAAACCCGCTTTGCAGACTTTTTTACTTATGTTCGGTGAAGAGCGGGTTCCGCTCTCCGCCCTATGA
- a CDS encoding helix-turn-helix domain-containing protein, producing MNHPTFRCRQRAQAILLSTRGFTLAELWSILDVRRDAISEWLDRWEHEGLLGLYDRPRSGCPRIYTEAEVALLKTLVDEEPRQIKTAQTKLADLTQKVASTSTLKRLLKKSSTTSGSGCVTH from the coding sequence ATGAACCACCCTACATTCCGCTGTCGTCAACGTGCGCAAGCAATTTTGTTGAGTACACGCGGCTTTACCCTTGCGGAACTGTGGTCAATCTTGGATGTACGGCGCGATGCCATCAGTGAGTGGCTCGACCGCTGGGAACATGAAGGGCTGCTGGGACTTTACGACCGTCCCCGCTCTGGTTGCCCCCGGATATACACAGAAGCTGAAGTAGCGTTGTTGAAAACCCTAGTGGACGAAGAGCCACGCCAAATCAAGACGGCTCAAACCAAACTGGCTGATCTAACCCAGAAAGTAGCCAGTACCAGCACCTTGAAACGCCTGTTAAAAAAAAGTTCCACTACCTCTGGAAGCGGATGCGTAACTCATTGA
- a CDS encoding transposase, with amino-acid sequence MAETGETRRLLTAQSKRLNVLGFMSLDNDSFFHTVEGRVDSQAAIAAFNAFADRYAEEFAQTKIPCLVILDNAPIQTSKAFLGKREDWMLAGICLHFLPTYSPELNPIEILWRKIKYEWLPLDAYKSYKDMKELVLAILAGFGEKYTITFG; translated from the coding sequence GTGGCAGAAACGGGGGAAACACGCAGGCTACTCACAGCTCAGAGCAAACGCTTGAATGTCTTGGGTTTTATGAGCCTAGACAACGATAGTTTTTTCCACACGGTGGAAGGGCGCGTTGACTCACAAGCTGCCATCGCCGCCTTTAATGCCTTTGCTGACCGTTATGCCGAAGAATTTGCACAAACAAAAATACCTTGCTTGGTTATTCTGGATAACGCCCCGATACAAACCAGCAAAGCCTTTCTTGGTAAACGTGAAGATTGGATGTTGGCGGGAATTTGCTTACATTTTTTGCCAACCTACAGCCCTGAACTCAATCCTATCGAAATACTCTGGCGAAAAATCAAATATGAATGGTTGCCGCTGGATGCCTATAAAAGCTACAAGGACATGAAGGAACTGGTGTTAGCTATACTGGCTGGCTTTGGCGAAAAATACACGATAACTTTTGGATAA